A genomic segment from Mus caroli chromosome 17, CAROLI_EIJ_v1.1, whole genome shotgun sequence encodes:
- the Decr2 gene encoding peroxisomal 2,4-dienoyl-CoA reductase, whose amino-acid sequence MTQPPPDVEGDDCLPEYHHLFCPDLLQDKVAFITGGGSGIGFRIAEIFMRHGCHTVIVGRSLQKVTTAAKKLVAATGKRCLPLSMDVRVPPEVMTAVDQALQEFGKINILINCAAGNFLCPASALSFNAFKTVVDIDTIGTFNVSSVLYKKFFRDHGGVIVNITATLSMRGQVLQLHAGAAKAAVDAMTRHLAVEWGPQNIRVNSLAPGAISGTEGLRRLGGSNASSKLKHFSNPIPRLGTKTEIAHSVLYLASPLASYISGIVLVVDGGSWMTFPNDIKRLLEFESSSAKL is encoded by the exons ATGACCCAGCCGCCGCCCGACGTTGAGGGGGATGACTGTCTTCCTGAATACCACCATCTCTTCTGCCCGGATCTTCTCCA gGACAAAGTGGCCTTTATCACAGGTGGTGGTTCTGGGATTGGCTTCCGGATCGCAGAGATTTTCATGAG GCATGGCTGCCACACTGTCATCGTCGGCAGGAGTCTGCAGAAAGTGACCACG GCTGCTAAGAAGTTGGTGGCTGCCACTGGAAAGCGGTGCCTCCCTCTGTCTATGGATGTCCGAGTTCCCCCAGAGGTCATGACTGCTGTGGATCAAGCGCTGCAAGAATTTGGCAAAATCAACATCCTCATTAACT GTGCAGCTGGAAACTTCCTATGCCCTGCCAGTGCTTTGTCTTTCAATGCCTTTAAGACTGTGGTTGACATTGACACCATCGGTACCTTCAATGTGTCCAGTGTGCTTTACAAGAAGTTCTTCCGG GACCATGGAGGAGTGATTGTGAACATTACTGCCACCCTCAGTATGCGGGGGCAGGTGCTGCAGCTACATGCAGGCGCTGCCAAGGCAGCTGTGG ATGCTATGACGCGACACTTGGCTGTGGAATGGGGTCCCCAGAATATCCGTGTCAACAGCCTGGCTCCTGGTGCCATCAGTGGTACTGAGGGGTTAAGGCGATTAG GAGGCTCCAATGCCAGTTCGAAATTAAAGcatttttcaaatcctattcCAAGACTGGGGACCAAGACAGAGATCGCTCACAGCGTGCTGTACCTGGCCAGCCCTCTGGCTTCCTATATCTCAGGGATCGTGCTGGTGGTTGATGGTGGAAGCTGGATGACATTCCCCAATGACATCAAGCGACTGCTAGAGTTTGAATCCTCCTCTGCTAAGCTGTAG
- the Nme4 gene encoding nucleoside diphosphate kinase, mitochondrial translates to MRGTAHCPLCAVFSEAPARTMGSLFGRVAALRALLCGPRFQCLLVRPSSGGPPWPQERTLVAVKPDGVQRRLVGTVIQRFERRGFKLVGMKMLQAPESILAEHYRDLQRKPFYPALISYMSSGPVVAMVWEGHNVVHISRAMIGHTDSTEAAPGTIRGDFSVHISRNVIHASDSVDGAQREIELWFQSSELLNWADGGHHSSCYPA, encoded by the exons ATGCGTGGCACCGCCCACTGCCCGCTCTGCGCTGTGTTCAGTGAGGCGCCAGCCCGCACCATGGGCAGCCTTTTCGGGCGCGTCGCCGCGCTGCGGGCGCTGTTGTGCGGGCCACGCTTTCAGTGCCTGCTGGTGCGCCCCAGTTCTG gaggGCCCCCCTGGCCCCAAGAGCGGACGCTGGTTGCTGTGAAGCCAGATGGGGTACAGAGGAGGCTAGTGGGGACTGTGATACAACGCTTTGAGAGGCGGGGCTTCAAGCTGGTGGGGATGAAGATGCTGCAG GCACCAGAGAGCATCCTTGCTGAGCACTACCGGGACCTACAGAGGAAGCCATTCTACCCAGCTCTTATCAGCTACATGAGCTCTGGGCCTGTGGTGGCCATG GTCTGGGAAGGCCACAATGTGGTCCATATCTCAAGGGCCATGATAGGACACACCGACTCAACAGAGGCAGCCCCCGGGACAATCAGGGGTGACTTCAGTGTTCACATCAGCAG GAACGTCATCCATGCTAGCGATTCTGTGGATGGGGCCCAGAGGGAGATCGAGCTGTGGTTTCAGAGCAGCGAACTGTTGAACTGGGCAGATGGTGGTCATCACAGCAGCTGCTACCCTGCCTGA